The window AAGATAAATCACACTCTCAGAAAGCTAAACTTGAAAAAAGACGAAAGGCTCCTTGACATAGGAAGCGGCTGGGGACAGCTCATAGTAAAGGCTGCACAGGAATACGGCGTAAAATCTATGGGGATAACCTTGAGTGAGGAGCAATTTAGAGGGACTAAAGAGCTTATAAAAAGATCGGGACTTGAGGATAGAGTGGAAGTGAGACTGATGAACTATCTCGATCTTGATGAAAATGAATTGCAATTTGATAAGATTGTTAGCGTGGGGATGTTGGAACATGTGGGCAAAGAAAATCTGGAAAAATTTTTTGAAAAGGTTAGCAAGCTTCTTGTTAGCACTGGGCTTTGCCTTGTACACACCATAAATGTTCCTGAAAATTCAGAAGGCGATTCTTTTGGCGTGTGGTTGAAAAAATATATCTTTCCAGGGGGATATCTTCCTGCATTGAGAGAGCTAATATGGATCTTGCCGAAATATGATTTTCACCTTATGCATCTGGAGAGTCTGAGAATGAATTATGCTGTGACGCTGGATAGATGGTATGAAAATTATTCCCTTCACTCTAAAGAGGTAGAAGAAAGATTCGGAAGACAATTCGAGCGCCGTTGGGGGTTTTATCTGAAGGGGTGCGCGGTAGCTTTTAGGACGTCTGGTCTTGATGTGCATCAGCTTCTCTTTTCAAAGGGTTTAAATAACGATATGCCTTTGACATTCGATTATATATACAAATAATTTCGGTATAGATTTTTCTAAAGAAATCTACAAAATTCTGCTAACTGTCATTGATTGTTATCACTTCAATAAGAAGACGCTGATTTTGTCAATATGATGGGAGAGTTAGCCTTGAGACCGTGTTGCCTCATGTAAAAACATAAAGGTGATTTTTTATTAAATTGTGTAAAAGTATTTAAACTACTATACACAAGTAGTTAAACATTCCCAATTTTTAAAACAAAAAAAGCACCAAAACCCAAGTAAATCAAGATAGATTCTGTAAGTTTTTTTATTAGATTTCTATAGTAAATCCTCAAGCTCGCTTATGCTGTTAATCTTAAATATTGCTTTCATTATATTTTTCAGTCTCTCTCTATCTGAGATACTTTTAACTTTGCTCTCTATTTCAGGCGAAATAGTATCAAATTTTGCCTCAATGGCGTTCAATACCATATCCTGAGCTTCAAACAGCATGCCTTCCATTTTTCCTTCCATCTTTCCTTCTATCCGGCCTTCTTCTTTTCCTTCCATCTTCCACTTCTTAGTTAAGGTTATCAACTCTTCTTCGCCTCCTATCTCTGATATCAAATCTTGTGTTCTTTCTGGACCATAATTTATGGAAACGTAGTTTATTACAATTAAAATCTCTTAATTAAAAACCATCTTAAAGAACTTATCATGTGCATCCTTAACGCCCTTTGCATCCTCTAAGAAATCGGCCAAACCATGTTATCCCCATTGATTAGTTTAAAGCAATATACCATAATTTAGCGCAAAGTGCTATATTTTAATAAATTATTAGCTTTCGATTTGATTCTTTCAGAAGATTAATTTGAAAATTGGATATATTTTTAGAATTTTTTAAAAAATGTTATATTATATTGTATTAAATTCAAATTTTTAGGGGTTAAGAATGAAAAACAAGGTGTGTGGATATGAGTAACTTTATTACAAATTCAGGCGAAAGGTCTTTGAAGAGTAGAATATCAACACTGGTCAAAAATAGCGCTGAACTAAAATTTCTTGTTGGATTTTTTTACTTTTCTGGTTTGAAAGAGTTATATGAAAGCATGAAAGAGAACCAGGATGTAACCTTAAATGTGCTTGTAGGACTCAATGTAGATACTTCGAACTTCGGCTTAATCGAATACGCTCAAAATAGAGATAATCTGTCACAAAGAGAAATTTCTGATAAATATTTATATTCTCTGAAGAAGTCTATTAACACAGAGCTTTTTGACACGAAAGAATTTTATAGCCAGTCAAAATTTTTTGTTGGTTTAATAAAATCAGGTAGGCTAAATATAAGAAAGACTCTTGAGCCAAATCACGCAAAGCTTTATCTTTTCAAACTAAAAAATGAGGTTGGCAGATCCAGACTTTTTATTACAGGAAGCAGTAATCTTACAAGTTCTGGACTGTCCAGACAAAAAGAGTTTAACGTGGAGATCTCTGACTATGGATTTAAAGAGGCAGAAGATTATTTTGATAAATTCTGGGAAGATTCTGTAGAGATTACCGAGAAAGATGAATCTAAGAATAGATTAATAAATACCCTTGAGAAAGAGACGCTAATAAGAAAGGTTACACCTTTTGAGGCGTATGCGCTGGTTCTAAAAAGTTATCTGGACGTTTTCAAGGGCAAGGATATCAGTCAGAGGTTGACAGAGATATTTGAAGAAAACGGCTATAAGCCATATTCATATCAGCTTGACGCTATCAAGCAAGCTCTGGGAATCATAGACCAAAGCAATGGAGTCTTGATAGCTGATGTGGTGGGACTGGGTAAGACTATTATTGCATGCGCGCTCGGATACGAGCTAAGGCAGCGGGGCATAGTGATAGCTCCTCCTGGCATTATAGGCGACAAAAAGAAGAGCTTCGGGTGGTGGAGATATTTAGAAGAGTTTGGCCTGGCGAAATTAGGATGGCAGCCATATTCTTCGGGAGACTTAAAGACTGTTCTCGAAGCTGTTTCGGTAGCAAAAGATATAGAAGTGGTTGTAGTTGATGAGGCGCACAGATTTAGAAACCAAAACACTAAAGATTATGAGCTTCTAAAGAATATATGCATGGGCAAGAAGATAATTCTTTTGACTGCGACGCCTTTTAACAATCAACCTTCAGATATATTTTCACTTCTGAAGCTGTTTATTATGCCGAAAAAATCAAGCATTACCTTGTCAGATAACCTAGAGTACAAATTCGATTTATTTTCAAGCCAGTTTGACAAGCTCTCTTATATAAAGAAATACCTTGCTTCTTCTGATACGAAAAAAAGAGAAAGGGCAATATTTTACAACAAGCTTTTGTTTGGAACGGATAGGATAGATCTTAGAAGTGTAGACTTTCTTGCTCATTCAATAGCCAAACAGATCAAGGACGTAATAGAGCCTATTATTATCCGCAGAAATAGACTGGATCTCGCTGAAAATCCAAATTACAACACGGAAATAGGTGAACTCTCAATTATAAAAGATCCAGATGAGTGGTTTTTCGAGCTCACATCAGACCAATCTGATTTTTATGATAAGGTTATAGAAGATTATTTTGCCCTGCCAGAAGATGGTGGCAGGTTTAAAGGAGCTATATATAAGCCCTTTCTCTATGAAAAGGGAGTTTTAATAGAAGATCTTGAAAAGGGATTCACCAAAGAAGAAAATTTTCAATATTTTCAACAGATAAACCTATATGATTTTATGAGAAGGCTACTGGTAAAAAGATTTGAGAGCTCTTTTGGTGCTTTTGAACAGAGTATAAGAAACTTTAAGAAGATTACAGAAGAAGTGCTAAAATTCATAGAAAAGACTGGAAAGTATATCTTAGATAGGGATCTACTTGAAAAAATCTACAACAAAGATATTGATGAAATAGAAGAATATTTAAATAACTATGCTAAGAATCTTGAAAAAGAGGAGCATTCGACAAACGACAAGATATATATCCTGAAGGAGTTTAAGCTCAAAGATAAGTTTGTTCAGGATATTAAAGATGACTTAGAGCTTTTTGATGATATTTTAAAAGAATTAGCTAAACTAAATATGGTAGCTGACGATCCGAAAATAAAATCATTAATAAAAAATTTGAAGAAAGTTTTCAATATGCCTTCAAGCGGTAAAGAGCCAAAAAGAAAGGCTGTAATATTTACAGAGTATCTTGATACTGTAAAGTATCTTAAAAACACTCTGAACAAAAGGTTTAATAACAGGGTGCTTGTGGTAGAGGGTATTTTAAGTGCGAGCAAATTAAGAGAGATAAGAGAGAATTTTGACGCATCGTATGGTGAACTAAAGGATGACTACGACATACTTCTTACAACCGATATGGTTTCTGAGGGATTTAACCTGAATAGGGCTGGGATAGTGGTGAACTATGATATACCCTGGAATCCTGTAAGGGTAATCCAGAGGGTGGGAAGAATCAATAGAATATCCAAAAAGGTTTTTGAAGAGCTATATATTGCAAATTTCTTTCCTACGCAAAAGGGCTCAGACCTGGTAAGGTCAAGGGATATCGCATCGAACAAGATGTTTATGATTCACAAGGCTTTGGGTGAAGACTCTAAAATATTTGATGTGGACGAAGAACCTAAGGCGTCAAATCTTTATAAAAGGATACAGCAAAACCCTGATGAGATGGAAAAAGAGAGCTTTTATACCAGAATTTTCAGAGAATTTGAAGATATAAAGAAAGAGCGCCCAGATATAGTAGAAGTGCTAAATAGCTTCCCAAATAGAGTAAAGGTTGCTAAATCTGGCGGCAAAGATGAGGTCTTTGTGGTCATAAAGAAGGGCAAAATTTATGTAAATCACAGAATTTATGATGAGGAGACAAAGGAAGTAAGTTCATTAGAAGACGTAATAGATGACATTCGTTCAGATGAGAACGAAAAAGGTCTGGAGCTTAGCGATAGATTTTGGGATGAATATATGATTTTGAGAGATTATGAGGGTAAAATTGACAAGCCTTTTAAAAATAGCGCCCAAAGCATTGAAACTAAGGCTTATAATCTTTTGAGAAGCTTGCAAAAGAAAGATAGCCTTTCGGATCAAAAAGACTTTATCAATACTCTCATAGAAGATATTCGCGATTATGGATCTTTATCTGAATACACGCTAAGAAGGCTGGTAAATATGGAAAAGATGAAAGAGGATAGCGTGTCAAAAGAGATTTCGAATCTTAAAAAAGAGTTGGGCGCTGACTATCTAAAAAGAGAGAAAGAAAGATTGAAAAGCCTAAA is drawn from Thermodesulfobium sp. 4217-1 and contains these coding sequences:
- a CDS encoding cyclopropane-fatty-acyl-phospholipid synthase family protein, whose protein sequence is MNKADFASYFEKIDTSSFRVIFWDEDIVDYGTVESKFSITFKKEPSIFFVKEEDAAKLTDDYAEEILDIEGSLDDICSAFGLNRDQTNLKSIKRQILISLAQLSLKIRKERQKKEVQSHYDLGNDFFSLWLDDTMTYSCAYFKDPNMTLHDAQIEKINHTLRKLNLKKDERLLDIGSGWGQLIVKAAQEYGVKSMGITLSEEQFRGTKELIKRSGLEDRVEVRLMNYLDLDENELQFDKIVSVGMLEHVGKENLEKFFEKVSKLLVSTGLCLVHTINVPENSEGDSFGVWLKKYIFPGGYLPALRELIWILPKYDFHLMHLESLRMNYAVTLDRWYENYSLHSKEVEERFGRQFERRWGFYLKGCAVAFRTSGLDVHQLLFSKGLNNDMPLTFDYIYK
- a CDS encoding DUF4351 domain-containing protein, which translates into the protein MITLTKKWKMEGKEEGRIEGKMEGKMEGMLFEAQDMVLNAIEAKFDTISPEIESKVKSISDRERLKNIMKAIFKINSISELEDLL
- a CDS encoding helicase-related protein, translated to MSNFITNSGERSLKSRISTLVKNSAELKFLVGFFYFSGLKELYESMKENQDVTLNVLVGLNVDTSNFGLIEYAQNRDNLSQREISDKYLYSLKKSINTELFDTKEFYSQSKFFVGLIKSGRLNIRKTLEPNHAKLYLFKLKNEVGRSRLFITGSSNLTSSGLSRQKEFNVEISDYGFKEAEDYFDKFWEDSVEITEKDESKNRLINTLEKETLIRKVTPFEAYALVLKSYLDVFKGKDISQRLTEIFEENGYKPYSYQLDAIKQALGIIDQSNGVLIADVVGLGKTIIACALGYELRQRGIVIAPPGIIGDKKKSFGWWRYLEEFGLAKLGWQPYSSGDLKTVLEAVSVAKDIEVVVVDEAHRFRNQNTKDYELLKNICMGKKIILLTATPFNNQPSDIFSLLKLFIMPKKSSITLSDNLEYKFDLFSSQFDKLSYIKKYLASSDTKKRERAIFYNKLLFGTDRIDLRSVDFLAHSIAKQIKDVIEPIIIRRNRLDLAENPNYNTEIGELSIIKDPDEWFFELTSDQSDFYDKVIEDYFALPEDGGRFKGAIYKPFLYEKGVLIEDLEKGFTKEENFQYFQQINLYDFMRRLLVKRFESSFGAFEQSIRNFKKITEEVLKFIEKTGKYILDRDLLEKIYNKDIDEIEEYLNNYAKNLEKEEHSTNDKIYILKEFKLKDKFVQDIKDDLELFDDILKELAKLNMVADDPKIKSLIKNLKKVFNMPSSGKEPKRKAVIFTEYLDTVKYLKNTLNKRFNNRVLVVEGILSASKLREIRENFDASYGELKDDYDILLTTDMVSEGFNLNRAGIVVNYDIPWNPVRVIQRVGRINRISKKVFEELYIANFFPTQKGSDLVRSRDIASNKMFMIHKALGEDSKIFDVDEEPKASNLYKRIQQNPDEMEKESFYTRIFREFEDIKKERPDIVEVLNSFPNRVKVAKSGGKDEVFVVIKKGKIYVNHRIYDEETKEVSSLEDVIDDIRSDENEKGLELSDRFWDEYMILRDYEGKIDKPFKNSAQSIETKAYNLLRSLQKKDSLSDQKDFINTLIEDIRDYGSLSEYTLRRLVNMEKMKEDSVSKEISNLKKELGADYLKREKERLKSLNKEVIIAIENRRG